The window CTATTCTATTTATAATGCTTATCTATCTATATTGCGGGTTCAAATCGCTAATTATAGGAACGCCGTCGGCCATCAAAAGGATAATATACCTAACGGTTATAATATCCATCCTTTACTCCGGACTTAAAGAATTATTACTTGAAATAACCGTGAATAGGATACATCCGGCAGAAGTTAATGAGTTAGTTCAGTTGAGTAGTTGGATTAAAGATAATCTTCCTCAAGAACCTGTAATACTATCTAAAAATACTGCCTTAATATACATGCTCTCGTCAAAAAAAGGCACCTACACGCCTTATAGCTACGACATGGAAAAGATAACAGCTCATATAGAAAAAAAGGGGGTAACCCACATACTGGCTGATAGATTTAACTCTGAGATGATAAAATATATCTATCCTTGGATAAACAAAAATAAGGAAAGATTAAAAATAATTAAAATTAACGGAGGAACAGTTCTTTTCGAATTAGATTAACGTTTCGAATACTGAGGTGCCCGTCTTGCTTTTCTAAGCCCGTATTTTTTCCTCTCTACCATTCTGGGGTCGCGAGTCAAAAGGCTTTTATCTCTTAATGGACCTCGGTTTGATTCGTCATAGAGAACAAGTGCCCGCGCAACACCCAAGCCAACAGCTCCAGCTTGCCCGGTAAGTCCTCCTCCTTCTACTTTTGCTTTTACATCAAACTTCTTTAAAGATCCAGTCGCCTCCAAAGGCGCCGTTATCTGCTGTCTATATAACATTCTTGGGAAATATTCATCAAGATCTTTTCCATTTATAACAATCTTACCGCTACCATCTTTTAGATGCACTCTAGCTACCGAAGTCTTTCGCTTACCAGTTGCAAGCACTTTTGTCTTCTTGACCTCTACTTTATCTGTTGTCTCTGTAATCTCTATGTCCACCATACTAATCTACCTCCAAAAGTATCGGACTCTGAGCTCTATGAGGATGCTCAGGCCCTTTATAAATCTTAAGCCTAGTCATTCTACGCGCTAAGAGCTTATTCTTAGATATCATGCCCTTAACAGCATGCCTTATAACATACCCAGGCTTACGGACAAGCATATTTCTTATATTGGTCTCTTTTAACCCTCCAGGATAACCGCTATAACTCTGATAACTCTTAGTCATAGATTTTTTACCGCTAAGCTTAACTTTTTCAGCATTTATTACAATCACGGTGGCTCCAGAATCAACATGAGGGGTATAATCCGGAGAATCTTTACCCATCAGCAGCTTAGCTATAGTAGTACCAAGCCTACCTAATATTTTGCCTTCGGCATCAACAAGGTAGCACTTCCTGCTCACCATATCTTCTTTTCTTTTCATGTATGTCTTCATCATCTTTATCTTTGTATAAAGGCAGTCTTAAAAAATACCATATTCATAAAATTATGTCAAGTAAATGAAAAATGGTTGCGGGGGCAGGATTTGAACCTGCGGCCTCCGGGTTATGAGCCCGACGAGCTACCAGACTGCTCCACCCCGCGATCATTGTTATTAGTTCTCAGTTACAAAGTCGTAGATTATCTCGCCCTCACCTACTACTCCCAGTTTTTCCCGGGCACGCTTTTCTATATATACCATATCTGTTTCCAAAAGTTCAAGCTTTTTCTTAAGTTCTTTATTTTTTGCAGACAACGAAGAGAGCTCTTCTTCTAGAATTCTATTCCGCATCTTCGCCTCCTGAACCTTTTTATATCCGGGATAATATATAAATCCCAGCAATAAAATCAGGCCTAGGCCTTGCAAAAACCTTTTTTTAACCCTTCTAACCATAGCGCTCCTGCAAACTTTGACTTACCAGACAACTCTTCTTCTATTCTAAGCAACTCATTATATTTTGCTATTCTTTCAGATCTAGACAAAGAACCTGTTTTTATCTGACCTGCAGAAGTTGCAACGGCAAGATGAGCAATAAAAGTATCTTCGGTCTCACCAGACCTATGCGATATGACTCTATTGTAACCAGAGTCCTTAGCAAGTTTCATAGTATCTAATGTTTCGGTAAGAGTGCCTATCTGATTTACTTTTATCAATATTGCATTAGCAATCTCTCCATCTATTCCTCTCTGTAATATCTTTGCATTTGTTACAAAAAGATCATCTCCGACAAGTTGTAATTTCTCACCCAACTCTTTGCTTAATACATCCCAACCTTCCCAATCATTCTCATCTAATCCGTCCTCTATTGAGATTATAGGATATTTACTGACTATATTTTTATAGTATTCGACCATTGCTTCAGCTGTTAAACTCTCACCGCGGAACTTATATACTCCATCACGATAGAAAGAAGAGGCTGCAGAATCTAGAGCTATAAAAATCTCTTCTCCTGCCTTATAATTTGCTCCTTCAATTGCTTCCATAATAACCTTTAACGCTTCTTCGTCTGAATCTAAATCAGGCGCAACTCCACCCTCATCTCCAACTGCAGTAGAGAGTCTTCTGGATTTTAATATTTTCTTCAATGAATGAAAAACTTCGGCTCCGGCACGTAAAGCCTCCCTAAAAGTAGGGAAATTAACCGGAACTATCATAAACTCTTGAATATCAA of the Candidatus Kaelpia aquatica genome contains:
- the rpsI gene encoding 30S ribosomal protein S9, which produces MVDIEITETTDKVEVKKTKVLATGKRKTSVARVHLKDGSGKIVINGKDLDEYFPRMLYRQQITAPLEATGSLKKFDVKAKVEGGGLTGQAGAVGLGVARALVLYDESNRGPLRDKSLLTRDPRMVERKKYGLRKARRAPQYSKR
- the rplM gene encoding 50S ribosomal protein L13, with product MKTYMKRKEDMVSRKCYLVDAEGKILGRLGTTIAKLLMGKDSPDYTPHVDSGATVIVINAEKVKLSGKKSMTKSYQSYSGYPGGLKETNIRNMLVRKPGYVIRHAVKGMISKNKLLARRMTRLKIYKGPEHPHRAQSPILLEVD
- the eno gene encoding phosphopyruvate hydratase; its protein translation is MKIKEIKAREILDSRGNPTVEADVILEDSTLGRAAVPSGASTGEYEALELRDGDSKRYLGKGVLKAVDNIINQIAPALIDKDVGNQREIDNIMLSLDGTEEKKNLGANAILAVSMASAKAASASLKKPLYEHIHQGEEFLLPVPLMNIINGGQHADNNLDIQEFMIVPVNFPTFREALRAGAEVFHSLKKILKSRRLSTAVGDEGGVAPDLDSDEEALKVIMEAIEGANYKAGEEIFIALDSAASSFYRDGVYKFRGESLTAEAMVEYYKNIVSKYPIISIEDGLDENDWEGWDVLSKELGEKLQLVGDDLFVTNAKILQRGIDGEIANAILIKVNQIGTLTETLDTMKLAKDSGYNRVISHRSGETEDTFIAHLAVATSAGQIKTGSLSRSERIAKYNELLRIEEELSGKSKFAGALWLEGLKKGFCKA
- a CDS encoding septum formation initiator family protein, whose amino-acid sequence is MVRRVKKRFLQGLGLILLLGFIYYPGYKKVQEAKMRNRILEEELSSLSAKNKELKKKLELLETDMVYIEKRAREKLGVVGEGEIIYDFVTEN